Part of the Cloacibacterium caeni genome is shown below.
TAAGAATTCCTTCAAAAAGAGGAACTCCTGCTCTCAAAATAGTCGTAATTACAGGTTGAACTGCAATTTCTTTCACCATAATTTTGTCTAATGGAGTAGAAATTTCTATTTCTTTGAATTCTAAACCTTTAGAAATTTCAAAAGCTGCAATTTCGCCGATTCTTTCCATGCTTTTACGGAAATTGGCTCTATTGTTTTGGGTTTCTACGTTTCTTAGTTCGTTGATCCAAGAATTGACTAATGAGAAATTTTCTGATAATACGGTAACCATGTTGTGCAGATTTGTTTAATTGAATATTTGACAAATTTATTGATATTTTTTGTCTGTTTAAAATGATTTTGAACATCAATTCGATTTTAATTAAAAACCCTTTCAGAATTTAGAATTCTAAAAGGGTTGGTAAATTATTTTTGTCTGAAATATACATCAATAGGAACTCCTGTAAAATCAAATTGCTTACGCAATTGGTTTTCGATGAATCTTCTGTATGGTTCTTTCACATACTGAGGTAGATTACAGAAAAACGCAAATTGCGGAACTGGAGTTGGCAATTGGGTAATATATTTAATTTTCACATATTTTCCTTTGATTGCAGGTGGTGGAGTTTGCTCAATTATAGGTAATAAAATTTCGTTAAGTTTAGAAGTTTTGATTCTTTTCTTACGATTTTCATACACCATCATGGCAGTTTCTACCGCTTTTAAGATTCTTTGTTTCGTTAATGCAGAAACAAAAAGAATAGGAACGTCATTAAACTGAGCGATTTTTTCTTTGATTTTATTTTCAAAATCTCTCATGGTATTGGTTTCTTTTTCTACCAAATCCCACTTATTCACTACAATTACGATTCCTTTTCTATTTTTTTGAGCCAAAGAAAAGATATTCATATCCTGAGATTCCCAGCCTAAAGTAGCATCTACCATGATAATCACCACATCAGAATGCTCAATCGCTCTAATAGAGCGCATGACTGAATAGAATTCTAAGTCTTCTGAAACTTTAGACTTTCTACGCATTCCTGCAGTATCTACCAACACGAACTCATGTCCGAATTTATTATATAATGTTTCGATGGAATCTCTAGTTGTACCAGCAATATCAGTAACGATGTTTCTGTTATCATCCAAAAGTGCATTGGTAAGTGTAGATTTTCCTACGTTTGGTCTTCCTGCAATGGTAATTTTAGGTAAACCTTCGAAAGGATCTTTGTATTCTGTTGTCGGAAAATCTGCAACCAAGTCATCTAACAATTCACCCGTTCCAGAACCTGTAGCAGAAGAAAGCGTATAATATTTTTCTACTCCTAACTGATAAAATTCTGTAGCTGCAAGCATTTCTTTAGCAGAATCTACTTTGTTTACCACTAAATATAGAGGTTTATTGGCTTTTCTCAAAAGATTATAGATTTCGTGGTCTATATCTTGAAGTCCTTCGTCTACGTTCACCATAAAAATGATAGAAGTAGCTTCATCTACTGCCAACTGAACTTGTTTACGGATTTCTTCTTCGAAGACATCATCACTACCTACATCATAACCACCAGTATCTATTACGGTAAAGTCTACTCCATTCCAGTCAGATTTACCATAATGACGGTCTCTGGTTACACCAGCTGTAGAATCTACAATGGCTTCTCTTCTCTCTAATAAACGATTAAATAATGTGGATTTTCCTACGTTGGGACGACCAACGATTGCTACGATATTACTCATAAAAATTGTATTAATAATCCTTAAAATTTTAGAAACTAGGATTAAGTTATTAATAGGTATCTCCCACCTTGGGAGCCTTAAAATTTTTGCAAAGATAAGATTTTAAATTTATTTATAACGAGTATAAATTTCACATCCATTGCATAAATATCAGAAAATCAATTATTATATAGATATTTTTTGTATTTTTGCCTCTGGTTCTAAAAACACTAACGAAGAAAAAATTGAAGAAAGTTTACTTAGACAAATGTTCTTCGGGATTACTATTACCCAAATCTATTCTTAATGCTTCTAGCATTAAGATATTTTATGTTTTTATATACTTTCTTTCTATTGGTTTTTCCACACAAATGTCTGCTCAGGAATCAATCATTACTGGGTTAGAAAATATTCACATTTCAGAAGGAGCTACCATAGTAACCGTAGAAAAAGGTGAATCTAAAATCAATTATTCCTCAGTTTCTGCTCCAATTAATCAAAAAAACACAAAAACTTCTACTTCTCCCCAAAAAGAAATAAAAGAAAAAATTGCATTTTCTCATAAGAAAAAAACGCCCAAAGCAATTGATGAAAAACTCATCAAAAAAATGGCGCAAAAAAGAGAAGTGAAAATTATTTATAATACTGATGCTCAATCGGAAGAAAATCTATCTAGTAATTACGGGACTTCTAAATCAGGTATTAACAACCAAGATCAAAGCCAAAAACTAGACAAAGCATTATTTACAGAAAATAAACTTCTGTCGTTTTTGTTTATCTACCAAGAAAAACAAAATGTGCTTTTTCAGTTTTACCATTCTCTAAAAGTAGAAAACCATCATTTCACTAGACCTCCTCCTACTTTTATTTAATCCAAAAGAAACATATCTTTTTTATAACCTATTCATCTATAGGTAAAAATTTTTATACAATATTCTAAAAATCGAAAATAGAGAACATGAACAAAACTCTAAATTTTAAAACATTCAAAACATTTTTACAACTAATATTTCTAGTTGTAGGAGTTTTGGGTTTAGCGCAAACCTACCCTGCCTTAGAGTTTGGCAATGTAACACCATCACCTAATACCAACACTAGCCTTTCTTTTGATTTCCAGAAAGACACCAACAATAATACGGCTACTAACTTAGTGAATTATACTAGCCCAAGTGTGTTAACTGTTTCTTACAATGTAACTGCAACTAGTTTCACTAATGGATTAAGATTTGGGGCTGGTGGTGCAGCGCCATTTTATACATTAATGAATGCTATTGGTAATGCAGGGAGTGATAATACACAATATACTAGCTTTGGTGTTCCTACAAATGGAACAGGCATAGATATTGCGAGTAATTATGCTCCTTATATCTCAGCAAATTTAGCATCAGCAGGTATGCAGCCAGGCAATGGTAGGGTAAAACTTGGTGAGCTTACTATTACTTTGAGTAGAGGTAATAATAACCCTATATTGCATTTTAAAGGACTAGGGGGAGCTTCTGGATCTTCATTTACTGCAGAATTTAACATAAAGTCTATATTAAATTCTGCAGGTGCAGAAATATTATCTACCACCAATTTAGTGCTATTAACGGGAACTAATTTGAATGTTGATAACACTACAAAAATCATTAATAATGATTATACAGGAGCTACAGATCCTGCAACAACAAACACTGCAAGAGGCTCTGTAAGATTTCAAAATAATGATATTAGAACCATTGTTTTAGAAGTATATGGCAACAGAAACGGTACGGCTGCGAATATTAGATGGTCAGGTGCGGATGATTTTTTGATCAGTATCTCTGCTGGAGAATCAGACTTGAGAGTAACCAAAACTGTAAGTAATGCAACTCCCACAGAAGGAAGCAATATAGTATTCACAGTTACAGCTTCTAATCTTGGCGCTTCTAATAATTCAAATGTTACCGTTAATGATTTATTACCTTCTGGTTATACTTATTTTTCACACACTGCATCAACTGGAACCTATGTTCCTGGAACTGGTGTCTGGACTATAGGAAACCTTAATGACCAAGCAAATGCAACTTTAACCATAACAGCAATTGTAAACGCCACAGGAAATTATAACAATACTGCTACCATTAGCACAACTAGCGGAATAGCAGATCCTAATACTACAAACAATACAGCATCTGTTTCTACTACCCCAGTTATTACAGATTCTGATGGAGATGGAGTTCCAGATTCACTGGATTTAGATGATGACAATGATGGGATTTTAGATACTGCAGAATTATATTGTGATACTACAACAGCACCTAATGTTACTTATCCTGCAACAAATTCACCTGCAGCAGCACCATTATATGCGAAACAATTGTTGTTTTTTGATTGGAGTGGTGTTACCTTAAGTCCAACCTCACCATCTGCTACAAAATCTGTGGTTTATAATGGTGTTACTTATACGGCTACAATATCTAATTATACTTCTGTAGGAACTGGTACTCCTAATGCTATGGTTGGTAATGATATTTTAACTTGGATTGGGCCTTCACAAATGGTAGGAAGATATTATAATGTTAATTCTACAACATTTAAAGAAGCGCTATATATTCCATCTACAGGTTTTACCGGAGTGAATTCATTTAACATATCTGTTACAGCTAGTAAGGATGGTGTTGCTTATCCTGTTGATTTTGTATTCTTTGACGCTGAAACAACTAATAAATCTGCCACTCAAACAGAGCAAATAAAATTTACCAATAATACTGCTGGAACTATTGAACTTCTGGAAAAAACCGGTACCGGAACTATTGGAACAACAACAGATGGAGTCGTTAATATCACTGGTATAGGTACTAACACTGTAACACTCAATGAAACAGAAACTAGTAATGTTAATGCATTATTATTTGTAAAGGGCTACTCACCATCTGTAAAAGTTGATATTACAACCTCTCTTGGTTCTCAACAAGGTGTAGGTTTTGCAGTAAGGTTATATTGTGACACAGATAATGATGGCACGCCAAACTATTTAGATACAGATTCTGATGGTGACGGATGTCCTGATGCTGTAGAAGGTGGTGATTATATTACTCAAACAATGCTAAATGGGAGCAATGCAATTGGTTCAAATATCTCTGGCACTTTAAATTCACCCGCAATTGCTACAGTAGATTCAAATGGTGTTCCTGTTATTACTAATACAGGTAGTACATTTAATGTGGACGGACAAGCTCAAGGACAAACAGCAGGAAGTGCCTATACTTCAAATCCTGCTGCTGTTGCTGGAACTGCGAGTTCAGATCAAACTATTTGCTGGAATACTACTCCTTCTGCTATCACTTTAACAGGATATACTGGAACTATTCAATGGCAATCTTCTGCTGATAACGTTAATTTTACAAATATTTCTGGAGCTACTAGTGCTTCTTACTTTCCTGGTACTCTAACATCTACAACTTATTATAGAGCAATAGTTTCTAGTGTAGGAGGTTGTACTGTAACTTCTAATACTATTACCATAACTGTAAATAATTGTATAGATGCTGTTAATGACACTTATAGTTCTGTTACACCTGGTACATCTACTACTAGTGTAATTGCTAATGATAAAAATAATTCTGGTACAGCGGCTGTTATTGGTACAGGTGCTGGACAAGTTTCTATTAGAACCGCTACCGATGCTACTGGAACTACTGGTGCTTGGCCAGCTGGTTTTACCCTTAATGCGGACGGAACTATTACCGTTGCTGCTGGTACTGCTGCTGGTTCTTATACTTTGTATTATACTATATGTAACCAAACTGCTGGTACTCCTTGTGATACCGCTGCTGTTACTATTACAGTATTTATTCCTTTCTGCTACAAACCAGCACAAACTTCTGGCACAATTTTAGACACCAACCACGGTATTACAGCTCTTGGTAGAGCTGGTGCAGACAACAGCAATTGGCCTATGGTAAGAAAAGGAGCTTGGACAGCACTTGAAGCCAAAACCAAAGGTTTTGTAGTAAACAGAATGGCTTCTTCTAATGCAAATGTAGGAACAGCACCTAGCTATACAACTTACCTTGACGAACCTGTTAATAGCTCTGGCGTTGCAGTTATCACTAACCCTGTAGTTGGTATGATGTTTTATGACACCAGAACAGATTGTCTT
Proteins encoded:
- the der gene encoding ribosome biogenesis GTPase Der, which encodes MSNIVAIVGRPNVGKSTLFNRLLERREAIVDSTAGVTRDRHYGKSDWNGVDFTVIDTGGYDVGSDDVFEEEIRKQVQLAVDEATSIIFMVNVDEGLQDIDHEIYNLLRKANKPLYLVVNKVDSAKEMLAATEFYQLGVEKYYTLSSATGSGTGELLDDLVADFPTTEYKDPFEGLPKITIAGRPNVGKSTLTNALLDDNRNIVTDIAGTTRDSIETLYNKFGHEFVLVDTAGMRRKSKVSEDLEFYSVMRSIRAIEHSDVVIIMVDATLGWESQDMNIFSLAQKNRKGIVIVVNKWDLVEKETNTMRDFENKIKEKIAQFNDVPILFVSALTKQRILKAVETAMMVYENRKKRIKTSKLNEILLPIIEQTPPPAIKGKYVKIKYITQLPTPVPQFAFFCNLPQYVKEPYRRFIENQLRKQFDFTGVPIDVYFRQK
- a CDS encoding DUF11 domain-containing protein, whose product is MNKTLNFKTFKTFLQLIFLVVGVLGLAQTYPALEFGNVTPSPNTNTSLSFDFQKDTNNNTATNLVNYTSPSVLTVSYNVTATSFTNGLRFGAGGAAPFYTLMNAIGNAGSDNTQYTSFGVPTNGTGIDIASNYAPYISANLASAGMQPGNGRVKLGELTITLSRGNNNPILHFKGLGGASGSSFTAEFNIKSILNSAGAEILSTTNLVLLTGTNLNVDNTTKIINNDYTGATDPATTNTARGSVRFQNNDIRTIVLEVYGNRNGTAANIRWSGADDFLISISAGESDLRVTKTVSNATPTEGSNIVFTVTASNLGASNNSNVTVNDLLPSGYTYFSHTASTGTYVPGTGVWTIGNLNDQANATLTITAIVNATGNYNNTATISTTSGIADPNTTNNTASVSTTPVITDSDGDGVPDSLDLDDDNDGILDTAELYCDTTTAPNVTYPATNSPAAAPLYAKQLLFFDWSGVTLSPTSPSATKSVVYNGVTYTATISNYTSVGTGTPNAMVGNDILTWIGPSQMVGRYYNVNSTTFKEALYIPSTGFTGVNSFNISVTASKDGVAYPVDFVFFDAETTNKSATQTEQIKFTNNTAGTIELLEKTGTGTIGTTTDGVVNITGIGTNTVTLNETETSNVNALLFVKGYSPSVKVDITTSLGSQQGVGFAVRLYCDTDNDGTPNYLDTDSDGDGCPDAVEGGDYITQTMLNGSNAIGSNISGTLNSPAIATVDSNGVPVITNTGSTFNVDGQAQGQTAGSAYTSNPAAVAGTASSDQTICWNTTPSAITLTGYTGTIQWQSSADNVNFTNISGATSASYFPGTLTSTTYYRAIVSSVGGCTVTSNTITITVNNCIDAVNDTYSSVTPGTSTTSVIANDKNNSGTAAVIGTGAGQVSIRTATDATGTTGAWPAGFTLNADGTITVAAGTAAGSYTLYYTICNQTAGTPCDTAAVTITVFIPFCYKPAQTSGTILDTNHGITALGRAGADNSNWPMVRKGAWTALEAKTKGFVVNRMASSNANVGTAPSYTTYLDEPVNSSGVAVITNPVVGMMFYDTRTDCLKINIDGTRAGWKCFNTQACPD